Proteins encoded together in one Flavobacteriales bacterium window:
- a CDS encoding RluA family pseudouridine synthase: MNNHDDEIEDQDEQEFFEHHRFIVDKGQDFLRIDKYLINRLENTSRSKIQNAASAGNILVNGVAVKSNYKVKPGETVTIVLAHPPRDKEIHPENIPLDIVYEDEDVVVINKPAGLVVHPGHGNYTGTLVNALVYHFQHLSLPSINEFESRPGLVHRLDKNTTGLMVIAKNEMAMVKLAKQFFDRTIERTYTALVWGDFEEETGTITGHLGRSIKDRKIITVFPEGDQGKHAVTHYKLLERFRYVTLVECKLETGRTHQIRVHMQYTGHPLFNDDSYGGNKILKGTTFTKYKQFIENCFGIIPRHALHARSLGFTHPRTGKQMFFDSTLPEDMETVLEKWRRYVGQIPDEQ; this comes from the coding sequence TTGAACAACCACGATGACGAAATAGAAGATCAGGACGAACAGGAGTTCTTCGAACACCACCGTTTTATTGTAGATAAAGGACAGGACTTCCTGCGTATCGACAAGTACCTGATCAACCGGTTGGAGAACACCAGTCGGAGCAAGATCCAGAATGCAGCCAGTGCCGGGAACATTCTTGTAAACGGTGTTGCAGTCAAATCAAACTACAAGGTAAAACCCGGAGAAACGGTGACCATCGTACTGGCACATCCTCCGAGGGATAAAGAAATTCACCCTGAAAACATTCCGCTGGACATTGTATATGAGGATGAAGATGTAGTGGTGATCAACAAACCCGCCGGGCTGGTTGTACATCCGGGACACGGAAACTATACCGGAACATTGGTTAATGCCCTGGTCTATCATTTTCAACACCTGAGTCTTCCTTCCATCAATGAATTTGAATCCCGTCCGGGGCTCGTACACAGGCTGGACAAGAACACCACCGGATTGATGGTCATCGCAAAGAACGAGATGGCCATGGTAAAACTGGCGAAACAATTTTTCGACCGGACGATTGAGCGAACCTACACCGCATTGGTATGGGGAGATTTTGAAGAAGAAACCGGAACCATTACAGGCCACCTGGGCCGAAGCATAAAGGACCGGAAGATCATCACCGTGTTTCCGGAAGGAGACCAGGGAAAACATGCTGTAACCCATTACAAGTTACTGGAAAGATTCCGCTACGTGACATTGGTTGAGTGCAAACTGGAGACCGGTCGTACACATCAGATCAGGGTGCATATGCAGTATACCGGTCACCCGTTATTCAACGACGATTCCTACGGAGGCAATAAAATTCTCAAAGGCACCACCTTCACCAAATACAAACAGTTCATAGAAAATTGTTTTGGCATTATTCCCAGGCATGCCCTTCATGCACGCTCACTTGGATTTACCCATCCACGTACCGGGAAACAAATGTTTTTTGACAGCACCTTGCCGGAAGACATGGAAACAGTTCTGGAGAAATGGCGCAGGTATGTAGGTCAGATACCTGATGAGCAATAG
- a CDS encoding single-stranded DNA-binding protein, whose protein sequence is MNHLKNRVQLIGNLGQDPEMKELDKGKKVAKFSLATSETFRDDSGNKVTDTQWHQVVAFGKTADIIGKYLHKGSEVAVEGKLKYRTYDDKEGVTRYVTEIYVNDLMMLRGNQK, encoded by the coding sequence ATGAATCATTTAAAGAACAGGGTCCAGTTGATCGGTAATCTCGGTCAGGATCCGGAAATGAAGGAATTGGACAAAGGCAAGAAAGTGGCCAAGTTCTCATTGGCAACTTCGGAAACGTTCAGGGACGACTCAGGTAACAAGGTCACCGATACCCAGTGGCATCAGGTGGTCGCATTCGGAAAAACCGCCGATATTATCGGGAAGTACCTGCACAAAGGAAGTGAAGTAGCGGTGGAGGGGAAGCTCAAGTACAGGACATATGACGACAAAGAAGGGGTGACCAGGTACGTCACTGAAATATACGTGAACGATCTGATGATGCTTCGGGGAAATCAAAAATAG
- the mqnE gene encoding aminofutalosine synthase MqnE, whose amino-acid sequence MKDMLELFRSDAPPDATLRTIAEKVQAGERITPDEGLALFERGEPGFLGILAGIVAERKNGSRVYFNRNFHIEPTNLCVFTCKFCSYSRLLKQEDDGWVLTREQMMDMVRAYDGKPITEVHIVGGVHPKLTLEFFCDLIREIKAHRPDLHIKAFTAVELEYMIRKAKLSTEEGLEQLREAGLGSLPGGGAEIFHPEVRSQICDDKASAENWIHIHRTAHGMGIPSNATMLYGHMETYAHRIHHLETLRSIQDETGGFNTFIPLKFRNKDNAMSHIREVTMVEDLRNYAISRIYLDNFPHIKAYWPMIGRSTAQLALSFGVDDVDGTIDDSTRIYTMAGSEEQSPTMSTEELVQLIRQAGRQPVERDTLYRVIKDHGVESGPLAS is encoded by the coding sequence ATGAAGGACATGCTGGAACTTTTTCGTTCCGACGCACCACCGGATGCCACCCTGCGAACCATTGCTGAGAAAGTACAGGCAGGGGAGCGCATCACTCCGGACGAAGGACTTGCATTATTTGAACGCGGTGAACCCGGTTTTCTGGGTATCCTGGCGGGAATCGTGGCGGAGAGAAAGAACGGTTCACGCGTATATTTCAACCGTAATTTCCATATTGAACCCACCAACCTTTGTGTTTTCACCTGTAAATTCTGCTCTTACTCCAGGTTGCTTAAACAGGAGGACGACGGATGGGTGCTGACGCGTGAACAGATGATGGATATGGTACGTGCCTATGACGGCAAACCGATCACGGAGGTCCACATCGTCGGTGGCGTTCATCCGAAGTTAACCCTGGAATTCTTTTGCGACCTGATACGGGAGATCAAGGCCCATCGTCCGGATCTGCATATCAAGGCATTCACTGCTGTGGAGTTGGAGTATATGATCAGGAAAGCAAAACTGTCTACCGAAGAAGGCCTGGAGCAGCTGAGAGAAGCCGGACTCGGATCATTGCCCGGAGGTGGTGCGGAAATATTCCACCCGGAAGTGAGGTCCCAGATTTGTGATGATAAGGCCAGTGCGGAGAACTGGATACACATTCACCGTACCGCTCATGGAATGGGAATCCCTTCCAATGCCACGATGCTTTACGGTCATATGGAAACGTATGCCCACAGAATTCACCACCTGGAGACCTTGCGCAGCATTCAGGATGAAACCGGAGGATTCAATACCTTCATACCGTTGAAATTCCGGAATAAAGACAATGCCATGTCCCATATCAGGGAGGTCACGATGGTGGAGGATCTCAGAAACTATGCTATTTCACGGATTTACCTGGATAATTTCCCGCACATCAAAGCGTATTGGCCCATGATCGGCAGGTCAACCGCCCAGCTCGCCCTTTCCTTTGGGGTGGATGATGTGGATGGAACCATTGATGACTCAACCCGGATTTATACCATGGCCGGTTCTGAAGAACAAAGTCCCACCATGAGTACGGAAGAACTGGTGCAGCTCATCAGGCAGGCTGGTCGCCAGCCGGTGGAACGCGATACCCTTTACCGGGTGATCAAAGACCACGGTGTGGAATCAGGTCCGCTGGCTTCGTAG